The following proteins are co-located in the Deinococcus aerius genome:
- a CDS encoding GNAT family N-acetyltransferase has protein sequence MNGFAPAPTEMALVLRPFQKADAPVVARLVTEGVRGHWTYTPEQFRESADPRRLRLVAERGGEVVATLHLGPFGPATPDALRLDLAGDGTVFSALYLAALSQLPGRFTRLLGVTREDWPEKMGFFHAAGFRNAWQSWGAHLDLSGFDFGRVRPLEERLYLQGYEVERLSPDATEADWDALHALYEVGVRDAPRNPTTTPDPLTRTELRDMVQREEVTFVARHRGGIVACTRLTPRGHEVESEQTVTHPAHRSRGLATLVKASALAWARGAGYTHAGTGGTVLNLPMLRVNTRLGYVAEAMWVTWEKGL, from the coding sequence ATGAATGGCTTTGCCCCAGCCCCGACGGAGATGGCCCTGGTCCTGCGCCCCTTTCAAAAAGCCGATGCCCCCGTGGTGGCGCGGCTGGTGACGGAGGGCGTGCGGGGACACTGGACCTACACCCCAGAGCAGTTCCGCGAGAGTGCTGATCCCCGGCGGCTGCGCCTCGTCGCCGAACGTGGTGGCGAAGTTGTGGCGACCCTGCACCTCGGCCCCTTCGGCCCGGCCACCCCGGATGCCCTGCGGCTCGACCTGGCGGGGGACGGAACAGTTTTCTCGGCGTTGTACCTGGCGGCCCTGTCGCAGCTTCCGGGCCGCTTCACCCGCCTCCTGGGGGTGACGCGCGAGGACTGGCCCGAGAAGATGGGCTTCTTCCACGCGGCGGGCTTTCGCAACGCCTGGCAGTCGTGGGGGGCACATCTGGACCTGAGCGGGTTCGACTTTGGGCGCGTCCGCCCGTTGGAGGAACGGCTCTACCTGCAAGGCTACGAGGTCGAGCGGCTGAGCCCGGACGCCACGGAGGCGGATTGGGACGCCCTGCACGCGCTGTACGAGGTGGGCGTCCGGGACGCGCCCCGCAACCCCACGACGACCCCTGATCCCCTGACCCGTACCGAACTGCGGGACATGGTCCAGCGGGAGGAGGTTACGTTCGTAGCCCGCCACCGCGGCGGGATCGTCGCCTGCACCCGGCTGACGCCCCGGGGCCACGAGGTGGAGAGCGAACAGACGGTCACCCACCCCGCCCACCGCTCGCGCGGCCTCGCCACCCTCGTCAAGGCGTCGGCGCTGGCCTGGGCGCGGGGCGCGGGGTATACCCACGCGGGAACGGGAGGCACCGTCCTGAACCTCCCCATGCTGCGCGTGAATACCCGCCTGGGCTACGTCGCGGAGGCGATGTGGGTGACCTGGGAGAAGGGGCTGTGA
- the tkt gene encoding transketolase, with protein sequence MTAIEQQQSVDQLSVNTIRTLSIDAVQQANSGHPGAPLGAAPMAYVLWQRFLRHNPKNPEWAGRDRFVLSAGHASMLIYSLLHLTGYDMPLDDLKRFRQWGSKTPGHPEFFHTKGLDATTGPLGQGAAMTVGMAMAEHHLAARYNREGFPVFDNYVYSILGDGDLQEGVNHESAALAGHLRLGKLIWLHDDNSVQLDTATDKAESEDTAERYRAYGWEVLRVEDGNNLGEIEAAIRQARENLDQPTLIQVRTIIGFGSPRAGTSKAHGEPLGAEGVAATKAALGWTYPPFTVPDEVRQHMDATGRGAGYEAEWQAMFGRYREAYPDLAAEVMALLKRELPGNLEAALPTFEPGGKGIATRNASGEVINALAKVVPGLLGGSADLSGSTKTTIKDGGELMPGHYEGRNIYFGVREFGMAAAGNGLALYGGPRPLVGTFLVFADYLKPAFRLSAIQMQPVTYVLTHDSIGLGEDGPTHQPIEQLAMLRAVPNARVIRPADANETAAAWLMALEHGTGPTALALSRQDLPVLPRNIEGVKKGAYVARDAENPRVILIASGSEVSLALDAAEALAGEGVAARVVSMPCMEVFREQEKTYRDSVLTPGVKRVAIEAAAKQPWYEWVGSDGAVIGMETFGASAPAKVLFEKFGFSVPHVAEVVRGVLGQ encoded by the coding sequence ATGACCGCGATAGAGCAGCAACAGAGCGTGGACCAGCTCAGCGTGAACACCATCCGCACGCTGTCCATCGATGCCGTGCAGCAGGCCAACAGCGGGCACCCCGGCGCGCCGCTGGGAGCCGCCCCGATGGCCTACGTGCTGTGGCAGCGCTTTCTGCGTCACAACCCGAAAAATCCCGAGTGGGCCGGGCGTGACCGCTTCGTGCTGTCGGCGGGGCACGCCTCCATGCTGATCTACTCGCTGCTGCACCTGACCGGGTACGACATGCCGCTTGACGACCTCAAGCGCTTTCGCCAGTGGGGCAGCAAGACGCCGGGCCACCCCGAGTTCTTCCACACCAAGGGGCTGGACGCCACGACGGGACCGCTCGGTCAGGGCGCGGCGATGACCGTCGGCATGGCGATGGCCGAACACCACCTCGCCGCCCGCTACAACCGCGAGGGCTTTCCGGTCTTCGACAACTACGTGTACTCCATCCTGGGCGACGGCGACCTTCAGGAGGGCGTGAACCACGAGTCGGCGGCGCTCGCCGGGCACCTCCGCTTAGGCAAGCTAATCTGGCTCCACGACGACAACTCGGTGCAGCTCGACACCGCCACCGACAAGGCCGAGTCGGAGGACACCGCCGAGCGTTACCGCGCCTACGGCTGGGAGGTGCTGCGCGTCGAGGACGGCAACAACCTGGGCGAGATCGAGGCGGCGATCCGGCAGGCGCGCGAGAACCTGGACCAGCCCACCCTGATCCAGGTCCGCACCATCATCGGCTTCGGCAGCCCCCGGGCGGGCACGAGCAAGGCGCACGGCGAGCCGCTGGGCGCGGAGGGCGTGGCCGCGACCAAGGCTGCGTTGGGCTGGACCTACCCCCCCTTCACGGTGCCCGACGAGGTGCGCCAGCACATGGACGCGACTGGGCGCGGCGCCGGGTACGAGGCCGAGTGGCAGGCCATGTTTGGCCGCTACCGGGAGGCGTACCCCGACCTCGCCGCCGAGGTCATGGCCCTGCTGAAGCGCGAGTTGCCCGGGAACCTGGAAGCCGCCCTCCCCACCTTCGAGCCCGGCGGCAAGGGCATCGCCACCCGCAACGCGAGCGGGGAGGTCATCAACGCGCTGGCGAAGGTCGTGCCTGGCCTGCTCGGCGGCAGCGCCGACCTCAGCGGCAGCACGAAGACCACGATCAAGGACGGCGGCGAGCTGATGCCCGGCCACTACGAGGGCCGCAACATCTACTTCGGCGTGCGCGAGTTCGGGATGGCCGCCGCCGGGAACGGCCTCGCGCTGTACGGCGGCCCACGTCCCCTCGTGGGCACCTTCCTGGTTTTCGCCGATTACCTCAAGCCCGCCTTCCGCCTCTCGGCGATCCAGATGCAGCCCGTCACCTACGTGCTGACCCACGACTCCATCGGCCTGGGCGAGGACGGCCCCACCCACCAGCCCATCGAGCAGCTCGCCATGCTGCGCGCGGTTCCGAATGCCCGCGTCATCCGCCCCGCCGACGCGAACGAGACGGCGGCGGCGTGGCTGATGGCCCTGGAACACGGCACCGGCCCCACGGCGCTGGCGCTGTCCCGCCAGGACCTCCCCGTGCTGCCCCGCAACATCGAGGGCGTGAAGAAGGGGGCCTACGTCGCCCGGGATGCCGAGAACCCCCGGGTCATCCTGATCGCCTCGGGCTCGGAGGTCAGCCTGGCCCTCGACGCGGCCGAAGCGCTCGCCGGGGAGGGGGTCGCCGCCCGCGTCGTCTCCATGCCCTGCATGGAAGTTTTCCGCGAGCAGGAGAAGACCTACCGCGACTCGGTGCTCACCCCCGGCGTGAAGCGGGTGGCCATCGAGGCCGCGGCCAAGCAGCCCTGGTACGAGTGGGTCGGCTCGGACGGCGCCGTGATCGGCATGGAGACCTTCGGCGCCTCCGCCCCCGCGAAGGTGCTGTTCGAGAAGTTCGGCTTCAGCGTGCCGCACGTGGCCGAGGTGGTGCGGGGCGTTCTCGGCCAGTAG
- a CDS encoding SDR family oxidoreductase, producing the protein MTNRSQDQDQPTSAPTESFPQKAPGQTQEDQPGHESQMTLEPITIRDDYRGSGKLEGKVALITGGDSGIGRAVAVHFAREGADVAIVYLDEHEDAQATVGMVEGEGRRALAIAGDIGDPQFCQQAVQRTVQELGGLDILVNNAAEQHPQESITDITPEQLERTFRTNIFAMFYLTQAALPHLKKGSAIINTTSVTAYKGSPQLLDYSSTKGAIVAFTRSLSQSLAEQGIRVNAVAPGPIWTPLIPSTFPQEKVESFGQDVPLKRPGQPAEVAPAYVFLASEDGSFMAGQVLHPNGGEVVNG; encoded by the coding sequence ATGACGAACCGATCCCAGGACCAGGACCAGCCCACCTCTGCCCCCACCGAGAGCTTCCCCCAGAAGGCCCCCGGCCAGACCCAGGAGGACCAGCCGGGCCACGAGTCGCAGATGACGCTGGAGCCCATCACCATCCGCGACGACTACCGGGGCAGCGGCAAACTGGAGGGCAAGGTGGCCCTGATTACCGGCGGGGACAGCGGTATTGGCCGCGCGGTCGCCGTGCATTTCGCCCGGGAAGGTGCCGACGTTGCCATCGTCTACCTCGACGAGCACGAGGACGCCCAGGCGACCGTGGGGATGGTGGAGGGCGAGGGCCGCCGCGCGCTTGCCATCGCCGGAGACATCGGTGACCCGCAGTTTTGCCAGCAGGCCGTGCAGCGGACGGTTCAGGAACTCGGGGGGCTCGACATCTTAGTCAACAATGCCGCCGAACAGCACCCGCAGGAGAGCATTACCGACATCACGCCCGAGCAACTGGAGCGCACCTTCCGCACGAACATCTTCGCCATGTTCTACCTGACGCAGGCGGCGCTGCCCCACCTGAAAAAGGGCTCGGCGATCATCAACACCACGAGCGTGACCGCGTACAAGGGCAGCCCGCAACTGCTCGACTACTCCTCGACGAAGGGCGCCATCGTGGCCTTTACCCGCAGCCTCAGCCAGAGCCTCGCCGAGCAGGGCATCCGGGTGAACGCCGTCGCCCCCGGCCCGATCTGGACCCCGCTGATCCCCTCCACATTCCCGCAGGAGAAGGTCGAGAGTTTCGGCCAGGACGTGCCGTTGAAGCGCCCCGGCCAGCCCGCCGAAGTTGCGCCCGCCTACGTGTTCCTGGCCTCCGAGGACGGCTCCTTCATGGCCGGTCAGGTGCTGCACCCCAACGGCGGCGAGGTCGTGAACGGGTAG